The following are encoded together in the Streptomyces tendae genome:
- a CDS encoding transposase has product MSVIREVWLMLDGRPKSIRPMAERLPDGGTQALQQFVSQSPWGPLPVRQRMAERLSGVVRPEVWVIDEVSFPSAASHWWEAR; this is encoded by the coding sequence ATGAGTGTCATCCGCGAGGTCTGGCTGATGCTGGACGGCCGACCCAAGTCCATCCGGCCGATGGCCGAGCGTCTGCCGGACGGGGGCACGCAGGCCCTGCAGCAGTTCGTGAGCCAGTCTCCGTGGGGCCCGCTGCCGGTCAGACAGCGGATGGCCGAGAGGTTGTCCGGAGTTGTCAGGCCCGAGGTGTGGGTCATCGACGAGGTGTCGTTCCCCAGTGCGGCAAGCCATTGGTGGGAGGCCCGCTAG
- a CDS encoding ParA family protein codes for MSSPATSSDREKVVSKLPGWLRQNLKIRAAQRGIEIQAAVEQGIRDWCGLASTTTSVDTSGADSFSTFLPPGQWDDFRQVVADRRISLIQGLAQSVQLWLDTHPAPDVERPEITRRIIVCNQKGGVGKTAITAGLGEALAEDPNTLHSVQIAKALTKALRASEAGQDDQVTGDPLDIENLPGLGLRVLLVDFDPQCHLTNQLGASPLPMNGDSLTNHMAGDPKGDLRDLVVSIDDAAFGGRLHLLPACNDAFLLDVRLSAVRAREAALERALAPLEADYDVILVDCPPSLGLSMDAASYYGRRREGEKPGQSGALIVVQAEDSSADAYELLTTQIEDLRGDLQIDVDYLGIVVNLYDSRRGYIATSSLQGWVDIKDPRVVGLIGDLKEQKEAVRMKQPLLSYAPRSQQAIGMRALAREIA; via the coding sequence ATGAGTTCGCCAGCCACTTCCAGCGACCGCGAGAAGGTCGTCTCCAAACTGCCGGGATGGCTCCGGCAGAACCTCAAGATCAGAGCCGCACAACGGGGCATCGAGATTCAGGCAGCCGTCGAACAGGGCATCAGGGACTGGTGCGGTCTCGCCTCGACAACGACTTCTGTCGACACGTCCGGTGCCGACTCCTTCTCCACCTTTCTTCCGCCGGGCCAGTGGGACGACTTCCGGCAGGTTGTCGCCGACCGTCGGATCTCCCTGATCCAGGGTCTGGCCCAGTCCGTCCAGTTGTGGCTCGACACGCATCCGGCGCCCGACGTCGAACGCCCCGAGATCACTCGACGCATCATCGTGTGCAACCAGAAGGGAGGAGTCGGGAAGACCGCCATCACCGCCGGCCTCGGTGAAGCGCTCGCGGAGGACCCCAATACGCTGCACAGCGTGCAGATTGCCAAGGCGCTGACCAAGGCACTGAGAGCCAGTGAGGCGGGGCAGGACGACCAGGTCACCGGGGACCCCCTCGACATCGAGAACCTGCCTGGTCTGGGTCTTCGAGTGCTCCTCGTCGACTTCGATCCGCAATGCCACCTGACCAATCAACTCGGTGCGAGCCCCCTGCCGATGAATGGTGACAGCCTCACCAACCACATGGCGGGTGATCCCAAGGGTGATCTGCGGGACCTCGTCGTCTCCATCGACGACGCCGCTTTCGGTGGCCGTCTCCACCTGTTGCCCGCGTGCAACGATGCCTTTCTCCTTGATGTACGACTCTCTGCGGTGCGGGCCCGGGAGGCCGCGCTCGAACGTGCTCTGGCACCGCTCGAAGCCGATTACGACGTCATCCTCGTCGACTGTCCGCCCAGCCTGGGTCTGAGCATGGACGCGGCCTCCTACTACGGACGCCGCCGTGAGGGTGAGAAGCCCGGGCAGTCGGGCGCTCTCATCGTCGTGCAGGCGGAGGACAGTTCGGCGGACGCCTACGAGCTGCTCACCACGCAGATCGAAGACCTGCGCGGTGACCTGCAGATCGATGTCGACTACCTCGGCATCGTCGTCAATCTGTACGACTCACGACGTGGCTACATCGCCACTTCCTCCCTTCAAGGGTGGGTCGACATAAAGGATCCGCGCGTAGTCGGACTCATCGGGGATCTCAAGGAGCAGAAGGAAGCGGTTCGCATGAAGCAGCCGCTGCTGTCCTACGCTCCGAGGTCCCAGCAGGCGATCGGCATGCGCGCACTGGCCAGGGAGATCGCATGA
- a CDS encoding ParB/RepB/Spo0J family partition protein, whose amino-acid sequence MSKADQLGAGRFGGGARPVSARRQAVAAATGVPTDGVAPPSVLPLNRISTNPDNPRSTLGDLTDLAGSLKTHGQKQAITVMNRDAYLKANPDREADLEPDTTYVVIDGSSRLAAAREAGLATIKVMVSDDEGSTSEELLESALVANIHRQDLEELDEARALQRLLAIHGSQTALAKRLHRSQGWVSQRLALLNLTPELQARINEEPIDLLRAVGNKPPEDQQRVLQALKDERARKEAAKKKDRGTPRPVEEPRSATVNDDVPTATGTAVGSQPEPEAPEETDDVSEAGPSSRAVPEPRADTVTPVTTRPDALGTRGDEPRARRVPYDEPGALAMLLDRNIESDDAFFTLLRFLSMKAANRDRKRLAEMVRSLAEVPTTGAE is encoded by the coding sequence ATGAGCAAGGCCGACCAGCTGGGAGCCGGCCGTTTCGGTGGGGGAGCGCGGCCCGTCAGCGCTCGCCGTCAAGCGGTCGCTGCCGCTACGGGGGTACCCACTGATGGCGTCGCTCCACCTTCGGTGCTTCCCCTCAACCGCATCAGCACCAATCCCGACAACCCCCGTTCCACGCTGGGCGACCTCACTGACCTCGCCGGAAGTTTGAAGACGCATGGTCAGAAGCAGGCGATCACCGTGATGAACCGTGACGCCTACCTCAAGGCCAATCCGGACCGCGAGGCAGACCTCGAGCCCGACACCACCTACGTCGTGATCGACGGCAGCAGCCGACTCGCGGCGGCTCGCGAAGCAGGGCTGGCCACGATCAAAGTCATGGTCAGTGACGACGAGGGCAGCACCTCCGAGGAACTGCTCGAGTCGGCCCTCGTCGCCAACATTCATCGACAGGACCTCGAAGAGCTCGACGAAGCCCGAGCACTGCAGCGGCTTCTGGCCATCCACGGCAGCCAGACTGCCCTGGCCAAGCGGCTGCACCGTTCGCAGGGCTGGGTGTCTCAGCGGCTCGCCCTGCTGAACCTCACTCCGGAGCTTCAGGCACGGATCAACGAGGAGCCCATTGATCTGCTGCGAGCGGTGGGGAACAAGCCCCCGGAGGACCAGCAAAGGGTCCTCCAGGCACTGAAGGACGAACGCGCCAGAAAAGAGGCTGCCAAGAAGAAGGACCGCGGCACCCCACGGCCGGTCGAGGAGCCCCGCTCCGCGACAGTGAATGACGATGTGCCAACAGCGACCGGCACGGCTGTCGGGAGTCAACCGGAACCGGAGGCGCCGGAGGAGACGGATGACGTGTCGGAGGCCGGGCCGTCCTCCAGGGCTGTGCCTGAGCCGCGGGCAGACACCGTGACTCCGGTCACCACGCGGCCGGACGCGCTTGGTACGCGCGGTGATGAACCGCGCGCACGGCGGGTTCCCTACGACGAGCCAGGAGCGCTTGCGATGCTTCTGGACCGCAACATCGAAAGTGATGACGCCTTCTTCACCCTCCTGCGCTTCCTGAGCATGAAGGCTGCCAACCGGGACCGGAAACGGCTGGCCGAAATGGTGCGATCCCTCGCAGAAGTTCCCACCACCGGGGCTGAGTAG